TCCCTTCTGTATTGGTGACTTTCACATTGCTCTCTTTAAGGGAAGGGACCATGTCGAACTAAGCTGGATATCTTGATTACCGTATGTTTCACTAGCATATTTCCTATGCGATGATTCTATCTCTTGAcaacaattttgttttctttggttATTCTGTAGTTGGCTACCTGAGCATGTTACGTTACTGTCGCGATTCGCTGGGGAGCCATCTCCTGTGAAATCTACCGTGACAAAAGCTGTTGCCGAGTTTAGACGGACTCATGCAGACACATGGACTCTTCAGAAAGAGTCGTTCACAGAAGAGCAACTCGAGGTGGAtatgctataaaattttatttctcttcttctcagACTCTTTCAAAATGAACTCGTGTGCTCAAATTTCTCGCATTTCACCTTCACTTGCAGGTCCTGGCCGACACCTCCTCCTCGTCATCCTATTTTGCTTGACCGACGTTACTTTCCCATTGGCATTAGACAGTACACAAAACAACAGGATGAAGAATAACAGCATAGGAGCTCAGCCTCATTTGTGTATAAGTTTGCTTTAGATGTCATGTAATGATCTGCAGACATgtactcatttttttcttactcCCTCTTGTAGTGCAGTAGTTCATTACTGCCGTTGAGTGTAGGTGGCTTTTCCCTTCCTGTCCTGTCTTCTTGTTTAAACTCTATACTACCATTGCATCCATTGGAGCATCAAATTCAGATTGTAAAATGCCAAATAGATGCATCTATCTTGATGCCCTTCCTGCTCCCTGCCTCTTCTGGCTTATGGGAGGGCTGCTCGTCCCGTCATGTTTGTATGAATGCTTCGGATGTGCCAATCAAATTACTACAACCGCTTGTTAAGCCGAGTTTCGATAGAAATTTCGAGGCAGATGGAGATTGCGGTTCGCATTGTGCTTTTGTGGGCAAAAGGATAAAGGATCTTGGTGCTTTCAGAAGAGCAGCTCTCCAAGGGCTGGGACAATCTTCTGAACACCGGCGACGAAGCAAAAGCCTTCGCTGGGAAATTGGCTTAAAGTATTTCACACACTTAAAAGCATTACGAGcggaaaaatttgaaaattacgGAACTCGAAATTTTTTTGCGAACCGGCAGAAAAGGTGAGGTCAAAATGGATCAATCAACCTACAACAGGTGAACAAAATGCAGTCCTTCACTGGACGGAGGTAACATCATGTCTATTTATGCCCTAACTTTGCACTAACTAGATTTTGAACGGACCCTAATAATCCCACGACGGTCACCAGAAAACAGGTGGAGCTGAATATCCTGAGGACGATCCATTTCCGCGTCCAAGGCTCGATGTTCTTCTGCCGGGAGTACATTTCCACCGGAAAGTATATCGCCAGGGGCCAGAAGTTCAACGCCCCCAGCACTCCCAGGACTGAGTTGAAGTAAGGGAAGATGAGCGCGATCCCGACCGTGGATATCACGTATGCTGAACGGAAGCACAGCCTGAAGAGATTAACCTGAAGATCCGGCAACAGCGGGATGCTTATTCTGTAGAACCTGTTCACGAAGTCACTGGCCAGGAACTTCGTCCTGAACCATTTCTCCAGGGTCGCAAAGATCGGCTGGCTGTATAGCTGCAAAAATTATGTACACATCAAAAGAGAGGTAAGCAATGCCCAAATAACATAAACGAGGACAGTTTGCGATTTTCGTAAAGTCATTAGAAGTCGTGAGTTCAGTACATACCTGGAAGCCTCCCAAGAGATGGAGGATAATGCAAGCGTTGGCGAAATCAATGAGGGCGTGCGGGTGGAAGGACTCGAAACCCATCAAGAGGCTGCCCGGAGTGACGTCACCGAAGGCTGCATATCCGAAACAACCACAGCATAGGTAGAAGAAGGTGGTGATTATGATGGCTATCACGGAGGCCTTCTTCATCGTCTTGTTCTCTGCTGGGGGAGACTTCAGAGTGTCCTTTCATTCAGCAAAGGCAAAATTAGGTTTATTCACTCAAGCCTGTTATAGCACAAGCACAGCTGAGCTCCTCAACTAGTACTTCAATTGTGAAAATGGCACAATTGAGAAAAATGATGATGGGCACCTGTATCTCCAGAAGAACGAGCGAGTACGGGTACGCGAAAGCAATGTCGCCCATTGCTTGGAATGCAAGCCACGTCTTCTTGGCAGGATTGGCAGCTGGGACTCCGCCGATGCTTCCTAGGATTTTCCCATTTTCTGAAGCAGCGACGCGAGTTAGACAAGTAAAACAGCTCACGATCTAACAGTTCCTCCTTTGATCTGCTCAGTCTCCAGACAGAATAGAACCTCAAGAGTACAGAAATTTAATAGCTTTTCTTTCATATTGTCATCTTAACACTAGAATCTTCAAAACGGACCGAATGAAAAGGAAGTGAGGAACTGATATAGATTGCTTTGCGAGTAGAGGTTAAACTCTGCTGCAATTGAAGAATTATCAAAGTGAATTTCCCGGAGAGTACCTGCTACTTTCGCGACACCTAGTCCAAATCCTATGAAAGAGTAGCAGAAGGACATCATCGCAGCAAGAACCGAGAGCCAGACTATGTTATGAAAGTCACGGATCTGCGACATCATGATTTGAGTAACTCCAAATATCACCATATAAACCTCCTGGCCGTACTCGCATGATCCCTCTTGCCCGTCTTTGTGGTGACAGGCTGATTTATGAATGGATCTACAGATTACGACCGCACAGCATATTTTTTTCCAGTCAAAATAGGCCGACAACGCATTTAGTTACATCAAACCAATATTCTTGGATAAACGTTTACCTCATACTGGTAGCCGTAGTTATCACATAAGCAATACCTGTACCATACATGCTCAGATACTGAAGCAAACGACAACACCACATCTGCGTTCTACCTGAAATGGGAAAGCCACTTGTGGATATTTCACAATCTGCGGAAGGGAATTTCTGAGATCTTCTCAGGATAAGAATAGGTCCATTGTAGTTACCTAGATTCACTCTGACAGCGTCCCTGTAAGAGTATTTCAGGTGCCTGTTACAGGGTCTGGAGACCTGTAACAGTCGGACAGCAGAGAAGCGGAAACATAGGTGACGGCTGCTAAACAAAGCAAATAAACCGGGCCCGCTATCCATCCCAGTTGCGCGATACTCCACGCTAAGGACAGAACTCCCGATCCAATGACTGCGGTGAGGATATGAGCGATGCAGCTACTTACGGTACCTACATTTAAGCATTTTGGTACAAAGAAGTTAAAACTGAGGAAGAATCACTAAGGTTCACTCTGCTCGGCAAAATCAATATTCCTTGAAATATCTCACCTGTCCTCTTCGGTTGCTTGTCATCGTCAAACAGGCCCTCAGGAAGTGTGGAACTATCTTTGGCAACCATTGTTTCATCCAAATCGACGATAAAATTGATACTTGATCACCTGTATGCGCATGACAAGTTCAACTATGGTGTTACGTGTGGATCATATGCACCTAAGCCTACGTTTGTTTCAAAGGACTCAACACAAGCTGCAACACTCGATGCTCCTTCACATACAGCGAAATTCTATATGATCACTTCCAACATGATAAGATCTTAAGCTTTCAAAGAGTTAGCTCAGCTCCAAACTGTGGCAATTCCTGATGCGAAACTAGAACACGACACGGCACAAGTAATTCAAAACTGGCAgaaatctaaacattttcaccattgcttaaaaagaaaaggatgccGTGTCTTGGTAGTGACTTGATACGAATAtgatgacatgatatgcatCCCCGTCACCATTATAATGTGTGTTAAACAA
The window above is part of the Eucalyptus grandis isolate ANBG69807.140 chromosome 6, ASM1654582v1, whole genome shotgun sequence genome. Proteins encoded here:
- the LOC104451767 gene encoding LOW QUALITY PROTEIN: probable amino acid permease 7 (The sequence of the model RefSeq protein was modified relative to this genomic sequence to represent the inferred CDS: inserted 1 base in 1 codon) yields the protein MVAKDSSTLPEGLFDDDKQPKRTGTVSSCIAHILTAVIGSGVLSLAWSIAQLGWIAGPVYLLCLAAVTYVSASLLSDCYRSPDPVTGTXKYSYRDAVRVNLGRTQMWCCRLLQYLSMYGTGIAYVITTATSMRSIHKSACHHKDGQEGSCEYGQEVYMVIFGVTQIMMSQIRDFHNIVWLSVLAAMMSFCYSFIGFGLGVAKVAENGKILGSIGGVPAANPAKKTWLAFQAMGDIAFAYPYSLVLLEIQDTLKSPPAENKTMKKASVIAIIITTFFYLCCGCFGYAAFGDVTPGSLLMGFESFHPHALIDFANACIILHLLGGFQLYSQPIFATLEKWFRTKFLASDFVNRFYRISIPLLPDLQVNLFRLCFRSAYVISTVGIALIFPYFNSVLGVLGALNFWPLAIYFPVEMYSRQKNIEPWTRKWIVLRIFSSTCFLVTVVGLLGSVQNLVSAKLGHK